The Xanthomonas sontii genome contains a region encoding:
- a CDS encoding response regulator transcription factor, translated as MRLLVIEDNRNLVANLFDYFEVRGHTLDAAPDGVTGLHLATTQRYDALILDWMLPRLDGQQVLRALREEHHADVPVIMLTARDELPDKIAGFRAGADDYLTKPFALPELEVRLEALLVRASGRGRSKLLRVGDLQLDLSTLEVTRGGRTLHLYPACRKLLEVLMQASPAAVTRDRLEQALWGDEPPDGDMLRSHIYDLRRSVDGPFAAKLIHTLPRIGYRLAVVGPHEGEHAD; from the coding sequence ATGCGGCTGCTGGTCATAGAAGACAACCGGAACCTGGTCGCCAATCTGTTCGACTACTTCGAGGTGCGCGGCCACACCCTGGACGCGGCGCCCGATGGCGTGACCGGCCTGCACCTGGCCACCACCCAGCGCTACGACGCGCTGATCCTGGACTGGATGCTGCCGCGCCTGGACGGGCAGCAGGTGCTGCGTGCGCTGCGCGAGGAACACCATGCCGACGTGCCGGTGATCATGCTGACCGCGCGCGACGAGCTGCCGGACAAGATCGCCGGCTTCCGTGCCGGTGCCGACGACTACCTGACCAAGCCGTTCGCGCTGCCGGAACTGGAAGTGCGGCTGGAGGCGTTGCTGGTGCGTGCCAGCGGCCGCGGCCGCAGCAAGCTGCTGCGCGTGGGCGACCTGCAGTTGGACCTGTCCACGCTGGAAGTGACCCGCGGCGGGCGCACCCTGCATCTGTACCCGGCCTGCCGCAAGCTGCTGGAGGTGCTGATGCAGGCCAGCCCGGCCGCGGTCACCCGCGATCGCCTGGAGCAGGCGCTGTGGGGCGACGAGCCGCCGGACGGGGACATGCTGCGTTCGCACATCTACGACCTGCGCCGCAGCGTCGATGGTCCGTTTGCGGCCAAGCTGATCCACACCCTGCCGCGCATCGGCTACCGCCTGGCGGTGGTCGGCCCCCACGAGGGCGAGCATGCCGACTAG
- a CDS encoding GNAT family N-acetyltransferase: MGQSAGQAAQEAVSLARVRRRDGIALIQAHRASVALHHPWTYPFTDVPGFEAWYAQTLDGSNIALLARERSSGALAGLFTFSQVVGGCFQSAYLGYHAMAGCEGRGLMTHALRLCVAYAFAELGLHRVEANIQPDNTRSLALAQRAGFRREGYSPRYLRIGGVWRDHERWARLADD, encoded by the coding sequence ATGGGCCAGAGCGCCGGCCAGGCTGCGCAGGAGGCCGTGTCGCTGGCGCGGGTGCGGCGCCGCGACGGCATCGCGCTGATCCAGGCGCACCGCGCCAGCGTCGCCCTGCATCACCCGTGGACCTACCCGTTCACCGATGTGCCGGGCTTCGAGGCCTGGTACGCGCAGACCCTGGACGGCAGCAACATCGCCCTGCTGGCGCGCGAACGCAGCAGCGGCGCGCTCGCCGGCCTGTTCACCTTCAGCCAGGTGGTCGGCGGCTGCTTCCAGAGCGCCTACCTCGGCTACCACGCCATGGCCGGCTGCGAAGGCCGCGGGCTGATGACGCATGCGCTGCGCCTGTGCGTGGCCTACGCGTTCGCCGAACTGGGCCTGCACCGGGTGGAAGCCAACATCCAGCCGGACAACACCCGCTCGCTGGCGCTGGCGCAGCGCGCCGGCTTCCGCCGCGAAGGCTATTCGCCACGCTACCTGCGCATCGGCGGGGTGTGGCGCGACCACGAGCGCTGGGCGCGGCTGGCGGACGACTGA
- a CDS encoding DUF4189 domain-containing protein, translating to MISCRIAIYLVLCSVAGVAYAEGGCPPGQYPIGGQGAAGCAPIPQSGSVEQQAPRPSGRWVKTWGAIAIGAIDSITSYGVTTGKPSKFDAESDALKRCSSHGEKNCRIALSYKNQCAAVAAPFVGDKTVVNGFSEFAGSATIENASERAMAGCQKGNKEAQGMSCKVVYSACTEPIFERY from the coding sequence ATGATTTCCTGTCGAATTGCTATCTATCTAGTGCTGTGCTCAGTCGCGGGTGTCGCGTATGCAGAGGGCGGTTGCCCGCCTGGGCAGTATCCGATAGGTGGGCAGGGTGCGGCTGGATGCGCTCCGATTCCCCAAAGTGGCTCGGTTGAGCAGCAAGCGCCACGTCCAAGCGGTCGTTGGGTAAAGACTTGGGGCGCAATCGCCATAGGTGCCATCGACTCGATCACCAGCTATGGCGTCACGACGGGGAAACCTTCCAAATTCGACGCGGAAAGTGATGCGTTGAAGCGCTGTAGTTCTCATGGAGAAAAAAATTGTCGAATTGCTCTGTCTTATAAAAACCAATGTGCTGCGGTGGCTGCACCTTTTGTGGGTGATAAAACGGTAGTCAATGGGTTCTCCGAGTTCGCTGGTTCTGCAACCATCGAAAATGCTAGTGAGCGTGCTATGGCTGGATGTCAGAAGGGGAACAAAGAGGCTCAAGGCATGAGTTGCAAGGTGGTGTATAGCGCATGCACCGAGCCGATTTTTGAGCGCTACTGA
- a CDS encoding HAMP domain-containing sensor histidine kinase: protein MPTRAGLRQRLTLWLVGYAALLSLAVFVHGYIVNDQAEQLTWRSLLTSELDHFLARSAADPDYRWIDTRTVSLYGDEGGAPLPPAVTALGPGLHDEVQLEGSEKVVLVQDVRGRRLALALDITELHDHEDNLALWMLVSNAVAVLLLGALVAWGMGRVVQPLIDMAQRIGSLRPDRPGQRIEVHPRASAEQVVIAEALNDYLARNDLFVERERAFIDSTSHELRTPVAVIGGAAELALEQHDVPPSVRNQLLRIRRTASGVGQLISLLLVLAKDPARMARGSDLVRLDQLLPEIVEDHRHLCADKRLELALAPMPPCEVETPLAILQVAIGNLLRNAIENSDKGQIQITMLAPGVVCIDDPGHGMSPEEISAIYMRMARGGGSREGSGIGLDLIARLCEHLGWALHLDSLAGSGTRATLDLSSALKRPGASPPSPAS from the coding sequence ATGCCGACTAGGGCCGGCCTGCGGCAGCGGCTGACCCTGTGGCTGGTGGGCTACGCGGCGCTGCTGTCGCTGGCGGTGTTCGTGCATGGCTACATCGTCAACGACCAGGCCGAGCAGCTCACCTGGCGCTCGTTGCTGACCTCCGAACTGGACCACTTCCTGGCGCGCAGCGCGGCCGACCCGGACTATCGCTGGATCGACACCCGCACCGTTAGCCTGTACGGCGACGAGGGTGGCGCACCGCTGCCGCCGGCAGTGACGGCGCTGGGTCCGGGCCTGCACGACGAAGTGCAACTGGAAGGCAGCGAGAAGGTCGTGCTGGTGCAGGACGTGCGCGGCCGCCGCCTGGCGCTGGCGCTGGACATCACCGAACTGCACGACCACGAGGACAACCTGGCGCTGTGGATGCTGGTGTCCAACGCGGTGGCGGTGCTGCTGCTCGGCGCGCTGGTGGCCTGGGGCATGGGCCGGGTGGTGCAGCCGCTGATCGACATGGCCCAGCGCATCGGCAGCCTGCGCCCGGACCGGCCCGGGCAGCGCATCGAGGTGCATCCGCGCGCCAGCGCCGAGCAGGTGGTGATCGCCGAAGCGCTGAACGACTACCTGGCGCGCAACGACCTGTTCGTGGAGCGCGAGCGTGCCTTCATCGACAGCACCAGCCACGAACTGCGCACGCCGGTGGCGGTGATCGGCGGCGCCGCCGAACTGGCGCTGGAGCAGCACGACGTACCGCCCAGCGTGCGCAACCAGTTGCTGCGCATCCGCCGTACCGCCAGCGGCGTCGGCCAGCTCATCTCGCTGCTGTTGGTGCTGGCCAAGGATCCGGCGCGGATGGCGCGCGGCAGCGACCTGGTGCGGCTGGACCAGTTGCTGCCGGAGATCGTCGAGGACCACCGCCACCTGTGCGCGGACAAGCGCCTGGAGCTGGCCCTGGCGCCGATGCCGCCGTGCGAGGTGGAGACGCCGCTGGCGATCCTGCAGGTGGCCATCGGCAACCTGCTGCGCAACGCCATCGAGAACAGCGACAAGGGGCAGATCCAGATCACGATGTTGGCGCCGGGCGTGGTCTGCATCGATGATCCCGGCCACGGCATGAGCCCGGAAGAGATCAGCGCGATCTACATGCGCATGGCGCGCGGCGGCGGCAGCCGCGAGGGCAGCGGCATCGGCCTGGACCTGATCGCGCGGCTGTGCGAACACCTGGGCTGGGCGCTGCACCTGGATTCGCTCGCCGGCAGCGGCACCCGCGCGACGCTGGACCTGAGCAGCGCGCTGAAGCGCCCCGGCGCGTCGCCGCCGTCGCCCGCGTCGTAA
- a CDS encoding phosphatase PAP2 family protein has translation MISTPLRLSAAAAPHLGARRHFYLFHLWVPLALVLLASGVLMGLGGDFWIADLLYRWEGGQWALKDAALTRSLIHHDGKMLSAAAWAVTAALAVWAWRRPDARRYRLPLLYLLLTVALSTGVVSLLKSVTHMDCPWDLVRYGGERIFVGLFETRPAGMPRGVCFPAGHSSAGYAWVGLYFVALALKPAWRWPALAIGLGGGLLFGLGQQLRGAHFMSHDLWTLALCWGVALGLYRAMLWPRATLSQADRRPSTTNDSAA, from the coding sequence ATGATCAGTACGCCCCTGCGATTGTCCGCTGCGGCGGCGCCCCACCTCGGCGCACGCCGGCATTTCTATCTGTTCCACCTCTGGGTGCCGCTGGCGCTGGTGCTGCTGGCCAGTGGCGTGCTGATGGGCCTGGGCGGGGATTTCTGGATCGCCGACCTGCTGTATCGCTGGGAAGGCGGGCAGTGGGCGCTGAAGGATGCGGCGCTGACCCGTAGCCTGATCCACCACGACGGCAAGATGCTGAGCGCCGCGGCATGGGCGGTGACCGCCGCGCTGGCAGTGTGGGCCTGGCGCCGTCCGGATGCCCGCCGCTACCGGCTGCCGCTGCTGTACCTGCTGCTGACGGTGGCGCTGAGCACCGGCGTGGTGTCGCTGCTGAAGTCGGTGACCCACATGGACTGCCCCTGGGACCTGGTCCGCTATGGCGGCGAGCGGATCTTCGTGGGCCTGTTCGAGACACGCCCGGCGGGCATGCCGCGCGGGGTATGCTTCCCCGCCGGTCATTCCAGTGCCGGCTATGCCTGGGTGGGGCTGTACTTCGTCGCGCTGGCGCTCAAGCCGGCCTGGCGTTGGCCGGCGCTGGCGATCGGCCTCGGGGGAGGCCTGCTGTTCGGTCTCGGCCAACAGCTGCGCGGCGCGCATTTCATGTCGCACGACCTGTGGACGCTGGCCCTGTGCTGGGGCGTGGCACTGGGCCTGTACCGGGCGATGCTGTGGCCGCGCGCGACCCTGTCGCAGGCCGATCGACGCCCTTCCACTACCAACGATTCCGCCGCATGA
- a CDS encoding type IV secretion system protein — protein MNGFFDTATHWMQPLADANLGDFLFFRLVNNYFTNEIAEFGLELMRRAMHWVSVIALTATTFWILIQGYRIVTGQSRESAMATMVKAAKVAVILMIASTLGANGAALHKAMTDNLDMEIHGLFTGDDTSSAADSIDDNLKYTQLALSALDAVRVDANDPESIEKKGRSMLLASFGTASPPMAAGAMLLLFKFTMAFLVGIGPIFIFFLMFDQTKDLFRKWLFYVIGTLFSMSMLSVVSAMVLKFTAKVAAAYWAMKFIPLANAEGLSSQALQQGGIGLLMTVLIVTVPTIAAAVWQGNMGTFMTYTAFGPATASSPGPQGQPPGSYVPPQLAKDDSAQQSRVSPLVGGTPQSAASPEGSGARGNANGGGFRIS, from the coding sequence ATGAACGGATTCTTCGACACCGCCACGCACTGGATGCAGCCGTTGGCGGACGCCAATCTGGGCGACTTCCTGTTCTTCCGGTTGGTGAACAACTACTTCACCAACGAGATCGCCGAGTTCGGCCTTGAACTGATGCGCCGCGCGATGCATTGGGTGAGCGTGATCGCGTTGACGGCGACCACGTTCTGGATCCTGATCCAGGGCTACCGCATCGTCACCGGGCAGTCGCGCGAATCGGCGATGGCGACGATGGTCAAGGCGGCCAAGGTGGCGGTGATCCTGATGATCGCGTCGACCCTGGGTGCGAACGGCGCGGCGTTGCACAAGGCGATGACCGACAACCTGGACATGGAGATCCACGGGTTGTTCACCGGAGACGACACCAGCAGCGCGGCCGACTCGATCGACGACAACCTGAAGTACACCCAGCTGGCCCTGTCCGCGCTCGACGCGGTGCGTGTGGACGCCAACGATCCCGAATCGATCGAGAAGAAGGGGCGCTCGATGCTGCTGGCCAGTTTCGGCACGGCCAGCCCGCCCATGGCGGCGGGCGCGATGTTGCTGCTGTTCAAGTTCACCATGGCATTCCTGGTGGGCATCGGCCCGATCTTCATCTTCTTCCTGATGTTCGACCAGACCAAGGACCTGTTCCGGAAGTGGCTGTTCTACGTGATCGGCACCCTGTTCTCGATGTCCATGCTGTCGGTGGTGTCGGCGATGGTCTTGAAGTTCACGGCCAAGGTGGCGGCGGCGTACTGGGCGATGAAGTTCATTCCATTGGCCAACGCCGAAGGCCTGTCGTCCCAGGCGTTGCAGCAGGGCGGGATTGGGTTGCTGATGACGGTGCTGATCGTCACGGTGCCCACGATCGCGGCGGCGGTCTGGCAAGGCAACATGGGTACGTTCATGACCTACACGGCCTTCGGCCCCGCGACTGCGTCTTCGCCGGGGCCACAGGGGCAGCCGCCGGGGTCTTATGTTCCGCCGCAATTAGCAAAAGACGACTCGGCCCAACAGTCGAGAGTGTCGCCTCTCGTGGGCGGAACGCCGCAATCAGCGGCGTCCCCTGAAGGTAGTGGGGCGAGAGGTAACGCCAACGGCGGTGGTTTCCGAATTAGTTAG
- a CDS encoding phosphoethanolamine transferase has product MSHSVAPPSPSTASRAHWWAWRPQLSNEMLALAASAFFALACNGMFWRSAMSGHGGDVKLALSLFLLLLAVHGLLLGLLLWRGIAKPVLTVLLITTAFAAHYMNSYSVYLDADMLRNVLATDHKESRELMTPALIAPLLFYAALPILVLWRVRLIRRSPLKALAIRAGFLIGMLALGGVAAMLSFQDLSAMMRNHREIRYLATPINYLVALRQNFKSDSPTRKAPKLPLEHDAKATARAPGSKPRLLVVVLGETARAQNWGLNGYARQTTPELAKRDVINFPDMHSCGTSTEVSVPCMFSPFGRHDYNESNIRKHQSLLHVLEHAGISTLWRDNQSGCKGVCDGLQIQHLDDAKDPQLCKDGRCMDEILLQDLAAQVRAKPGDRVVVLHQLGSHGPSYFERYPAAFRRFTPTCDTADLGNCSRELITNAYDNSLLYTDHLLARTIDALQAMPDYDTAMIYLSDHGESLGEKGLYLHGVPYAIAPQEQTHVPMVMWFSPGFASARGLDLACLQARSRRYADQDNLFPSVLGLMQVRTGVYDHARDLFAQCSKPQ; this is encoded by the coding sequence ATGAGCCATTCCGTCGCCCCGCCCTCGCCGTCCACCGCCTCCCGCGCCCACTGGTGGGCCTGGCGTCCGCAGTTGAGCAACGAGATGCTGGCGCTGGCGGCCAGCGCGTTCTTCGCCCTGGCCTGCAACGGCATGTTCTGGCGCAGCGCGATGAGCGGCCACGGCGGCGACGTGAAGCTGGCGCTGTCGCTGTTCCTGCTGCTGCTGGCGGTGCACGGCCTGCTGCTGGGCCTGCTGCTGTGGCGCGGCATCGCCAAGCCGGTGCTGACGGTGCTGCTGATCACCACCGCGTTCGCCGCGCACTACATGAACAGCTACAGCGTCTACCTGGACGCGGACATGCTGCGCAACGTGCTGGCCACCGACCACAAGGAATCGCGCGAGCTGATGACCCCGGCGCTGATCGCGCCGCTGCTGTTCTACGCGGCGCTGCCGATCCTGGTGCTGTGGCGGGTGCGGCTGATCCGGCGTTCGCCGCTGAAGGCGCTGGCGATCCGTGCCGGCTTCCTGATCGGCATGCTGGCGCTGGGCGGCGTCGCTGCGATGCTGTCGTTCCAGGACCTGTCGGCGATGATGCGCAACCATCGCGAGATCCGCTACCTGGCCACGCCGATCAATTACCTGGTCGCGCTGCGGCAGAACTTCAAGTCCGACAGCCCCACGCGCAAGGCGCCGAAGCTGCCGCTGGAACACGACGCCAAGGCCACCGCGCGCGCGCCGGGCAGCAAGCCGCGGCTGCTGGTGGTGGTGCTGGGCGAAACCGCCCGCGCGCAGAACTGGGGCCTCAACGGCTATGCGCGGCAGACCACGCCGGAGCTGGCCAAGCGCGACGTGATCAACTTCCCCGACATGCACTCCTGCGGCACCAGCACCGAGGTGTCGGTGCCGTGCATGTTCTCGCCGTTCGGCCGCCACGACTACAACGAGAGCAACATCCGCAAGCACCAGTCGCTGCTGCACGTGCTCGAGCACGCCGGCATCAGCACGCTGTGGCGCGACAACCAGTCCGGCTGCAAGGGCGTGTGCGACGGCCTGCAGATCCAGCACCTGGACGACGCCAAGGATCCGCAGTTGTGCAAGGACGGACGCTGCATGGACGAGATCCTGCTGCAGGACCTGGCGGCGCAGGTGCGCGCCAAGCCCGGCGACCGCGTGGTGGTGCTGCACCAGCTCGGCAGCCACGGCCCCAGCTACTTCGAGCGCTACCCGGCCGCGTTCCGCCGCTTCACCCCGACCTGCGACACCGCCGATCTGGGCAACTGCAGCCGCGAACTGATCACCAACGCCTACGACAATTCGCTGCTGTACACCGACCACCTGCTGGCGCGCACCATCGACGCGCTGCAGGCGATGCCCGACTACGACACCGCGATGATCTACCTCTCCGACCACGGCGAGTCGCTGGGCGAGAAGGGCCTGTACCTGCATGGCGTGCCCTACGCGATCGCGCCGCAGGAGCAGACCCACGTGCCGATGGTGATGTGGTTCTCGCCCGGCTTCGCCAGCGCGCGCGGCCTGGACCTGGCCTGCCTGCAGGCGCGGTCGCGCCGCTACGCCGACCAGGACAACCTGTTCCCGTCGGTGCTGGGCCTGATGCAGGTCAGGACCGGCGTCTACGACCACGCGCGCGACCTGTTCGCGCAGTGCAGCAAGCCGCAATGA
- a CDS encoding M2 family metallopeptidase, whose translation MTHRSPLLALCLGASLLTLSACRKEPAAETAAPAAAQPQGESADQFVARINEEYRALLPELTAAQWLSATYINGDSERLAARANARWLTTLNGWIAQARRYDGKPMSADSARALRLLQQMTAMPAPRDPARLGELAALATKMEGAYGAASYCTGEGDARRCRQLGELEDVLRRSRDYDQQLDAWQGWHAAVQPMRKDYQRFVELVNEGARDMGYADAGALWRSGYDMPPAQLAAETDRLWAQVKPLYEQLHCYARGKLDAEYGKDKGELDGGLLPAHLMGNMWQQDWSNLWDLLQPYPGAGSLDITDALERQYQGNLSAALARRNGDTSVDARFMAQREAQLLSARQMTERAQDFYTSLAMPRLPDSYWTRSQFIKPLDRDVVCHASAWDMDMAGDVRTKMCVKPNEEDFTTIYHELGHVYYDLAYNPLPPLFQAGANDGFHEAIGDTVVLAMTPQYLHSIGLVDAPQVGREALINAQMRMALSKVAFLPFGLMIDRWRWGVFDGSIAPDRYNQAWWELKARYQGVAPATPRGEDFFDPGAKYHVPANTPYTRYFLSHILQFQFYKSLCDAAGYKGPLYECTFYGNKEAGQKFWSMLQRGASQPWQATLKELTGSERIDAGPLLEYFAPMQEWLKQQNQGRMCGWEAASAAAQPTAVPAQKQG comes from the coding sequence GTGACCCATCGCTCTCCGCTGCTCGCGCTGTGCCTCGGCGCGAGCCTGCTGACGCTGTCCGCCTGCCGCAAGGAACCCGCGGCCGAGACCGCCGCCCCCGCCGCGGCCCAGCCCCAGGGCGAGAGCGCCGACCAGTTCGTCGCCCGCATCAACGAGGAGTACCGCGCGCTGCTGCCGGAACTGACCGCGGCGCAGTGGCTGTCGGCGACCTACATCAACGGCGACAGCGAGCGACTGGCGGCCAGGGCCAACGCGCGCTGGCTGACCACGCTCAACGGCTGGATCGCGCAGGCCCGGCGCTACGACGGCAAGCCGATGTCGGCCGACAGCGCCCGCGCACTGCGCCTGCTGCAGCAGATGACCGCGATGCCGGCGCCACGCGATCCGGCGCGGCTGGGCGAACTGGCCGCCCTGGCGACGAAGATGGAGGGCGCCTACGGCGCCGCGTCCTACTGCACCGGCGAGGGCGACGCGCGCCGTTGCCGGCAGTTGGGCGAACTGGAGGACGTGCTGCGCCGCAGCCGCGACTACGACCAGCAACTGGATGCCTGGCAGGGCTGGCACGCCGCCGTGCAACCGATGCGCAAGGATTACCAGCGCTTCGTCGAACTAGTCAACGAAGGCGCGCGCGACATGGGCTACGCCGACGCCGGCGCACTGTGGCGCAGCGGCTACGACATGCCGCCGGCACAGCTCGCCGCCGAAACCGACCGGCTGTGGGCCCAAGTCAAGCCGCTGTACGAACAACTGCACTGCTACGCGCGCGGCAAGCTCGACGCCGAATACGGCAAGGACAAGGGCGAACTGGACGGCGGCCTGCTGCCAGCGCACCTGATGGGCAACATGTGGCAGCAGGACTGGAGCAACCTGTGGGACCTGCTGCAGCCCTACCCCGGCGCCGGCAGCCTCGACATCACCGACGCGCTGGAGCGGCAGTACCAGGGCAACCTGAGCGCGGCGCTGGCGCGGCGCAACGGCGACACCTCGGTGGACGCGCGGTTCATGGCCCAGCGCGAGGCGCAGTTGCTCAGCGCACGGCAGATGACCGAGCGCGCGCAGGACTTCTACACCTCGCTGGCGATGCCCAGGCTGCCGGACAGCTACTGGACGCGCAGCCAGTTCATCAAGCCGCTGGACCGCGACGTGGTCTGCCACGCCAGCGCCTGGGACATGGACATGGCCGGCGACGTGCGCACCAAGATGTGCGTCAAGCCGAACGAAGAGGACTTCACCACCATCTACCACGAACTCGGCCATGTCTATTACGACCTGGCCTACAACCCGCTGCCGCCGCTGTTCCAGGCGGGTGCCAACGACGGCTTCCACGAAGCCATCGGCGACACCGTGGTGCTGGCGATGACCCCGCAGTACCTGCATTCGATCGGCCTGGTCGACGCACCGCAGGTCGGCCGCGAAGCGTTGATCAACGCGCAGATGCGCATGGCCCTGAGCAAGGTCGCGTTCCTGCCGTTCGGGCTGATGATCGACCGCTGGCGCTGGGGCGTGTTCGACGGCTCGATCGCCCCGGACCGCTACAACCAGGCCTGGTGGGAGCTGAAGGCCAGGTACCAGGGCGTGGCGCCGGCGACACCGCGCGGCGAGGACTTCTTCGACCCCGGCGCCAAGTACCACGTGCCGGCCAACACCCCCTACACCCGCTACTTCCTCTCGCACATCCTGCAGTTCCAGTTCTACAAGAGCCTGTGCGACGCCGCCGGCTACAAAGGCCCGCTGTACGAGTGCACCTTCTACGGCAACAAGGAGGCCGGACAGAAGTTCTGGTCGATGCTGCAACGTGGTGCCAGCCAGCCGTGGCAGGCCACGCTCAAGGAGCTGACCGGCAGCGAGCGCATCGACGCCGGCCCGCTGCTGGAATACTTCGCGCCGATGCAGGAGTGGCTCAAGCAACAGAACCAGGGGCGGATGTGCGGATGGGAGGCCGCATCTGCCGCAGCGCAACCCACTGCAGTCCCGGCGCAGAAGCAAGGTTGA